AATATTTCGATTTATATTATTTGTATACAACTATTTTATGGAATAATAATAATCCATACTAATATTCTGAATTATGAAATTGTGTAACATATACTAATGTATAAAATTATTTGTCAATATTTTAAACCAAATTGAATTGTGTTAACTAATTTGTTTGAAATGTATATCCGCAAAATGTATCATAATATATTTTTATACCAATTATGTATGACCAAAACCAAAAATACAAGTATACTCTTAAAAAAATTAATATCTAAGATAATATTAAATTGAATGAAATTTATCGTAAATTTTTATACCGGGAGCTTGTGGTCAAGTGGTAAGGGGAAGGGCTTGAGATGTCACCACATTTCAAGTTCGATCCACCTGTCATGCGAAACTAAGTTACATTTACTGGTCATCGTACACGGATATGGGCTACTGCTTTTCGGTCTATTTTTATACCCGGGAGAGAGTCTATCTGTGGGCTGCGCCTCCCATCCGGAAGTTAGGTCTGTGTCTTTAATAGACCCGAGTTTGACCCTTTACTTCGTCCAAAACAAAAAAATTATTGTAAATATCATAGAATGTAAGACCATCATTAACGCAGGTATTTAAGGGTCTCTAAGGCTAATTATGCATTTAAAATAAATCAAAAACACTAAAAATCTGCAAAACCGTCTTTAATTTGGGGACGATGGAGACCGTCTTTTGGGGACATGTGTAGGCGAGATGAGAGGAGAGAGGAGGAGCGTGTGTTCGGTTTGTTTGGTTTCTCTCGAAACTTCTCTCGAAAACTCTCCATCTTCGTCTCCGAGAAGGGCGATTGTCTCTCTCTCCGTGGTTCCTCGACGAAAGGCGATACTCTCTCTATGTGGCTCCGCGAGGAAACGGCGATACTCCCTCTCCGTGGTTCCTCTCTCTCCGTGGGTCGTAGACGAAACGACGATTCTCTTTCTCTTCGTGGCTCCTCGAGGAAACGAAGAAGGTCCTCTCTCTCTCTCGGTTGCTGTAGTCGAGGAAGGAAATCTCTGATTATCTCCCTCACCGTGGGTATCCTCGACGGCACTTAACCTCTCTCTCTCTCTCTCTCTCTCTCTCTCTCTCTCTCTCTCTCTCTCTCTCTCTCTCTCTGGATCAACTGGAATCGGAAGGTGAATCGTTTGTTTTGTTCTTCAGTCATGCATGTCTTAGATTAGACTTATTCTTGTTCTAATTGTAAGATTTTTTTTATGCTTGTAGGTTCGATTCTTTCTCGTGGTGGCTCTCGTCGACGGCGATATACGGCTCTCTGTCGGTGGCTCTCCTCAACGGCGACGGTGCTCTCTGTCGATGGCTCTCTGCGATTCGGTCAGGTAAAGCTTATGTTCTTCAATAATGGATGTCTCGGATTGTGCTTTGATTAGTTGTGATTTGTTGGTTGAAAGTTTTATAATTTTGATAATGTTTCTGTCCGTTGATTCTGTTGGCTTTAGGTGGAAAATATTTTTATTGAATCTCGTTATGTTTGTTGCAAGTTTATCAATTTTGATTTCGGTTGTTTCTGTTGATTAATTTTTTTTTGTTCATGTCTTTGTGAGGTGAGATGAAGGGATAAACAAGCGTTTGATATGTTCGGTGGAAAGAGAGCTCAGGGAGGTTCATCAATAAAAGGTTAGTGTTACTCTTCCATCTGAATTAGTACTGATGTGGTTTATGTTCTGTGATGAATTGAAAGGAGGGTAATTAAAAATGTAGTTAAGATTACAGTTGTGTAATAAATAGAACTGATGGTAACATAGAAATCCGAACGTTAAGTGTTTTGAATAAGTTAGATAAATGTCAAGTCTTTCTGATTATAGTGTTATGAAGATGAAAAGGCATTGTTTGTTGTTTGTTGTTAGATATACTTCTACTCTTTAACGCATTGAAGTCTGGTTCTAGTTGTTGAATGCTACTTCTCATAGTAGTTATTTATAACCAGTGTGTTTCTCTTCAATATCCATCATCTTAATGTGCTTGCTCCTCTTTCTCATCTTTTTCCTCTTTCTCCTCTTCGGAAATGGATTTCAATCCTTTTGAAGACAATGCCAAATTTGTTGATCTACTTAATAGTCAACAAAATGTTGTCTTTGGCAGTAAAGGAAGTGTTTCAGTCTCTGCATCACAAGATCCTTTCGCCGACAGTCAAGAAGAACCAATCCATTGTGACAAGCTTCCGGCAGAGCGTAGGGAATGAAAGACGTGGTCGCCATCAGAAGATATAGTGCTTATCAGCTCGTGGTTGAACACGAGCAAGGATCCCGTTGTTGGGAATGAGCAAAAGTCAGTGGCTTTCTGGAAGAGAATTGCAGCATACTACTCGGCGTCTCCTAAGCTCTCTGGTTGTGAAAAAAGGGAAGCATCTCAGTGCAAGCAACGTTGGCACAAGCTTAATTATTTGGTTTGTAAGTTTTGTGGGGCGTTTGAAGCAGCAACCAGAGAGAGAAGCAGTGGTATTAACGATAATGAGGTGCTCAAATTGGCCCACAAAATCTTTAGAGCATGCGTGGAAGGAGCTTCGCGCCGATCAGAAGTGGTGTGAACTCTCTACAGAAAAAACAGTAAGCAGCTCCAAAAGGAGGAAGTTCGAGGATGGTTCACATACTGGAAGCTCTCAAGTTAAGGAAAACAATGCTGGTGTTGTCGATGACGTAACATGTCGTCCTGCGGGGGTGAAGGCTGCAAAATCCCGTGGGAAGAAGCCGTTGGTTGAGGCTAAAGAGCTCGATGTCTTCAAAACTATTTGGGAGATGAAGAAGGAGGATTTGACAAGGAAGGAAAAGCTCACCAAGATGAAGCTACTTGAGAGTCTTGTTGCAAAACAAGGTCCACTACCTGATTATGAAGAAGATCTCAAGATAAAGTTAATTAAAGAGTTGATGTAACTCATGTTCTTGTTGGTTGCTCTGTTAATCTACTATGTTGATGATTCTTGTTGATGTTATGTCGTCTTAGTTTAAGGTTCATCTTATGTAACTCATGTTCATGTTCTTGTTGGTTCCAATTAATGATATTTGTTTCTGTTAATCCACTCTGTTTATGATCTCGGTTTCTGATTCTTGGTCGTGTTCTTGTTAATGCTCTTTGTTGCTGGTTCTTGTTTATACTGAATTGATTTATGTGTCTTGTTCTTGATACCTACAGGAGCATTGTAGACATGTCGTGTTCTGTCCAGACGTGGGAGTGGAAGATACTCAGACGAGAGAGGATCACGGACTTGTTGTGTCAAGTGTCGCTATGTTCACAGACTAGTTGATCACGGACTTGTTGTGTCAAGTCTTGTGTCTTGTACTCTTGTGTCTATCACGGACTTGTGTCGACTTTGTACCAA
This sequence is a window from Brassica oleracea var. oleracea cultivar TO1000 chromosome C1, BOL, whole genome shotgun sequence. Protein-coding genes within it:
- the LOC106339888 gene encoding glutathione S-transferase T3-like, which encodes MRCSNWPTKSLEHAWKELRADQKWCELSTEKTVSSSKRRKFEDGSHTGSSQVKENNAGVVDDVTCRPAGVKAAKSRGKKPLVEAKELDVFKTIWEMKKEDLTRKEKLTKMKLLESLVAKQGPLPDYEEDLKIKLIKELM